The Rutidosis leptorrhynchoides isolate AG116_Rl617_1_P2 unplaced genomic scaffold, CSIRO_AGI_Rlap_v1 contig548, whole genome shotgun sequence genomic sequence TTTTCCTCGTTTTCGTGAAATTTGGGAGGCATAAAAAGTACATTTTTCCCATAAAAGAAGgcatttttaacacacaaaaaggtGTGTTCTTTAATTACCAGTATAAGTCCAATTACGTTTGTTGGTCGCTCATAGTAAACTGGAATTCTACTATGCCCTTTCTCCGAGATCAACTTCATCAAATGCCTGTCGAGTTTAGTATTGATATCAACCGCAAACGCTTCGGAAATCGGAGTCATTGCGTCGCTAGCTGTTTTCGTAGTCAGTTCGAGTGCTCCGGCGATAATTGTCGTCTCATCGTGTGTCAACTCCCCACCTCTGCCTGCCTGAATGTCCAATAAGACATACATAGATAGCAACAAATTTTCTACAACTGTTCGAGAGCTGGTCCTAGCCTGTTCTGGTTCTCTGAACAGGAGTTGATCAATCCAGGACCGGAACAGAAGAGAAATCGTTAAAACGATTATTGATCGAGATCCTAGGAAGTAAATAAAATTACCTCATTTCCATGGAAATCAACTAATGTTTTCAACTCAGCTCGACGAAAAAGAGCATCATGTCCTTTACCCAACAAAAGGTCTAAAAGCTGGAAAAACAACATTCAGTATATGGATCATCACATTAGAATATAAAATATATGGCCTGAAAtctcattattatatatatagctttaaaaaaTGAAGATAGTTAAACAGAATATtgcaattaatgttattattaattaattaatttcacTTACTTTGCTAATTGGATAAGCGATTGGAAAACAAATCCAAACGAGAACCTGAACGAAAGGAGCTGCTACTGCCCCTATAGCTAATCCATACCTTGTACAAAGTGCTTGAGGTATAATCTACATCCCAAAGTTTATTAAAACATAATCACTAATTAATTGGAAAATAATGAGAAAAAATCGAAATAATTAACGacaaaataagaaaaaaaagaagATAACCTCTCCAAACAGAAGAATCAAGGTCACTGAAATGAGAATAGCGCCCCAAGCCGTTATCAAGCCATCCAGAAATATGGGAAGAGTCTAATTAATCAAGAGATAATTAAATTaacaaaacaaaaaatatatatatatttaatttgaacTCGATCTAATTAATTAAATTCCTGATTAGTACCTCCATAGCAGCTGCATTGGAAATTAATAGCGTGCAAAGCAACAGATGCTGTTTTCTCACAACCGGTAATATCTTCTCTGTTAAACAATATTAACATGAAAATAAGTAAATCAGTCcatttaattgaaaaaaaaaaggAAATCAAGGCAGTTCGCCGAGTGGTTATTCGAGTACGCTCTCATCTTGGAAGTCGAGAGCTCTCTATGGACGCAATTCTTAAAATTGCATTGGTTGGGGATGACTACCCTGTAGTCCAAATTGATAAAAACAGAGAAAAAGGAATAATTAATGAATGAATTAATACATACTAGCATGTTTACGATCAGTTGGAGTTCCAGATTTGGCAAGAACTTCAAGCTCGACCAAACTCATAGACATGAGTCCTAAAGTGAGACCAGACATCATACCAGCAAACAAAACCAGACCAGCTATGATCGCGATCCATACGAAGAACTGTGTTTCACAGCACGTATACTCAACTCCCATTTTTCTCTtttaaacaaacaaacaaacaaacaaacaactgATTAACTAATTAATACTTTCAGGGATTAAGAAATCCTAATGGGGAAAGTTATAAAGCTAGCTGTAGAGTTTTAATACATGATGAAAAGTTAATCAATAGGCACACTTGGCCAGGAAAGGAAAGTTCATCATGATATAAAGACAGAATAAAATCCTATTCTAAACCTCAAAAAAATCCTATTCTTACTTAGTTTGTCAgcatattttattttttaaaaatagaGTTGAGCCTTCATTGTCACTTTTTAAGCTTTCTTTATACGTATCTACAGTTTGGTTTGTTAGAAAAATTGACTCAGACTCGATTTGATGATGTATACTACTCCGTACCAAATACATGACTTTTTTCAATCTTATGTTCATCTAAATTGACATGTAACTAGTCAATAATTTTTTCTAGATATATGTTAATTTGGATGTTTTATTCATCCAAATTAACATATATCTTGATATAAAGGGAGTATTATATATCTCGCTTTCTTTTAATTACCAATATAGAAATCATAAGACATGTCTAAGTATTGGATTTTTTTAAACCTCTTTTTCTTCAAGTGATATCTTCgaattaattttaaaaaatatatatgaaCTGATTTTATCCATTTAATTAATCCTCTCATATATTtaggtttttttttgtttttattttgatGCACTCTCATATATTTAGTTAATACGGCATGATCAAATGAAAAAAAATCAATTCGAATTTCTTTATATTAATTTGAAAAAGtatattataaaaattaaaaatatatttaaagtaCTATTTTCGTCTCAAAATATATGTAGGAAAAATATTGAGACGGAGAGAGTATATGAATTGTGGCACGGAAGGAGTAAGATTTATACTAGGTAAAGTCATAGATTTATAGGAACAGTTTACATTTGTTGCTTTTTCATGGTCGACCTTCTTTAATAACCCGTAGTGTGGTCCTAAATAATGCTCGCTTATGTGTGTATATACTTGTCAATTCTTGATTGAGAGATAATGAAAGGAAAATGGTAGAGGTAATAGTCACAAGATATTTAATTAAAGCAATCGATTAAAAATCTATTCCATCGTCGACAAATATCTAGATGTTGGACATACAAGAAAAGAACCATCCAGTAGATAAAACAAATTAAGTGAGATTGGCACATATTTTTTTTAAGATACAAGTAGTATCgaaaaataatgataaatatgaatcGATAATATAATGAAAAAATATTTTTGATAGACCATCTACGatttaaatacatttaattaaatggaTAAAAATTAaacatattttttattattattttaatattgcaCCGCGAATTTTTTGAATcgtatataatttgattttataaaactcATTAAAATTGGATAATAAAGTTATAGTTTAAATATGTAAACAAAGACTATAAAATAGAGTATGAATATTATTTTTGAAGAGACTTCGTTACATTATTTAATGAATTATACAAGTATTTaagaatatttttaaaaaatatatttaatcaaAAGAGGGGAGAAAATTTTAAAAGGTAAAGTGGCGTGGGGAGTTTACGAGGTGTTAATCGATGAACTCTATTTTGATGGATTTTGATGATTCAAAAGGCCATTTAGGGTCGACTTGATGCTTTGAGTTTGATTATAAAGTCAATTTTAGCAATTATTTAGTAATAAATAAAATGTCTGCTCAATCAGTTTAAGTTTTGGGTTTTCTGTCAGAATTGAGGATTTTGTATGCTGGCCATATTTCTTGTTCCTTTTGACTTAGTCAAGCTACATTATgcatttggaagttgttatggaGGTTTCTGCAAGTTTGCAACATGAGAAGATGAAAATGGCTGCTGCTTTAGCTTATTTCAGTTTACGTTCAAACAAGTCCAATAGTTCTTTTAATTTCCAGTTAAGAAAATGAAGAAGTGAAGTTGTAGAATCATTTAGTATAGCATTTAGAAGTTTTCTGCAATGATCTTTCCCATCTGTTATGGCTGCAACAAAAGGTCAACTCCAAAGTCAACAACTGAAGCATTTTGTGAGTTTTTTATCTGATttgacgaagaagaagaagaaaaatgttACCGCAGTCTATCTACTAGTTATCTTTCATCTACTAagtgaaaaatcagaaaaaaatagtgGAGAGCAAGAAATGGTCGAGCAACAGTATTATGTGGCATTTTCTTAAAAGTGGTCCTAAAAGCACTTTTAGTCTAGAATTTCCTACATGTAATATCTGTATTTTTAGTATTTTTGTAATCAAACTTTATGACGTCTAGAGTTGGTAGAGATTAGTATATaaggtttcttttctttcttattcagtttatgagcttttagttgAATGAAAAACAGATCTGAGTATTTTTCATTAAAAGTTCATcacttttctttatttttataggtTCAAAAGTCTTATTTAGTCTGGTTGCATGGGTATTTGAGTGTAGCTTAGTACTAAAACCGAAACTAAATTAGTATTAGGATTCAAACACTTTAGATGCCAACATTTAGACACAGATTTGAATCAAATCATTGCACAAGTTCAACTATCATTCTTTTAGTTACAAGATCTTACATCTATTACTTCATTGTTCTGTGTTATTTCAGTTTGCACATCAATGGTTGTAATTTCTCCTAGTTGGAATTACAGGTGCTAACAACAGTGGTATCCAGAGTCCTAGATTATCGATTATGAGGAGAAACAAAGGAGAAGATGGCTTTAGTCTTGCCAAACACAGGTAATGAGGGAAATAGAATAAAGAAGTTTTGGTGGCTGTTTTGGGGTTGTAGAACAAGGGGTTAGTGAGTTACCTGTAGGAATAGAGCCTATAGAGGTACAAAGGAAGAAGAGACAAGATGATATAGAGAAAGATAGGAGGACACAAATATGGTTGAGGAGTGTCATAGACCTGAGTGTGCTGAGAAAGGTTGTTTGCTGCAAATCCGCAAAAGAAATTTAGGATACCTTAAAATTAGAATATGAAGGGACTGTTTTGAATAGGAGAATTAGAGCTAAGAAGGCTGAGAAATTTTTTGATGATTATAGGATGGGGGATGAATAAACTGTTAGTGTAGCTAGGACTACAATGATGGACATTTTGCAGCAAATGAAGTTCTATAACATACCTTGGAATGAGGAGAAGCTAATAGATAGGCTGATGGAGAGAATGACTAGGAGGTTTGAGTCTATTATTTCAGCATTAGACAGGGAGTTTAACAAGGATCCATAGTTGGTGAGTTTAGAGGAGATTTTCAATGCACTGAAGATTCATGAGAGCAGATATGGGAATAAGGAGGAGAAAGAAAAAGCTCCAACATTCAAAAGTGAAAGATTTAGGCAATTACAGATACCACCAATCACCATACCAATAAATGAGTACCAGTCAAGCCAGAAAAAACTCTTGGAAGCTCTCAAACAAGCTCAACTAGTCCAAGTTCAACCTATTACAGAACAAAATGATGcggcaacaaatgccacaaacctaTCCAGTTTACCAGAATACATCATATCAgcttaaccaagcctatcaaaaccaATCCTATAAGCAATTCAACCAAAGGCCACCAAACCAAACCTATCAAAACCAGTCTTATCAGTAGAATCAACCTTGGTGACCTAGAGGATTTAGAGGAAGAGGTTTCAACAGCTTTTAGGGACAAAAGCCACAGAACTGGGGTAATTTTCCAGAATGCTGACATTGCAAAAAGCATAACCATTCAAAAGCAAGCTGGTTTTGGCATGAAATGGCAATCTATAGCTATTGTGGGAAGAAGGGCCACACAGATGCAGTCTGCTATAATAGATGGTGTGATGACCAATAGAATCCATAAAAATAGACAGTTTAGAAGGTTGCCACCAATCCATCCCTTAGAGAGGCagaatcaacaacaacaacatccaaaTCAGAATGCCAACTTCACACCATTAGGACAAGCTCAACAACAACAAGCAAGTTATGCTATGGGACCCTTAGCTCTCCACATTCAACATTGGCAAGCTCTAATAAACACAATGTCCTATCATGTAACTCAAGCCATCATTGGATATCTAGCTATGCCACAGATAGCTTATCATCAAGCTTGTCCAAGTCCAACAAGCCCTGCTACTAATCTTGAAACTCTTGCAAGCCAACAAAATGTCATACATCCTCAGACTCAAGAAGCTAGAAGTTCTCAAATGAGTCAAAACAGTGAAAATCAAGTAGAGGAAAGTGCCTTTGTAGTGGAAAGTTGTTCCGTGAGCAGAATTGAAGAGAAGAAGAATACATGGATTATAGACAGTGGCTGCTCTAATCACATGACCATGAAGGAAGCAACATTTATGGAAAAGAATGAAAATGTTGTGGTTGCAGTCAAGTTTGGAAATGGAGAAATGGTGCATGTAGAAGGAAAAGGAACTATGGAGTTGGAAACAAAAGCTGGTAAGTCCATTCTGGAAGATGTCTATTATATTCCTATATTGGATCAAAGTTTGATTAGTGTAGGAGAACTATTGGAGAAAAAAATATGCAGTTTACTTTGAGAATGAAGAATGTCTGATATTCAATGCTAAAAGGGATTTAGTCCACAGAGTTCCATAGATCAATAGAATGTTCAAGATAAGAATGGAGGATGTTGAAGGTACTTTTTATGGCAGCATTGCTGAAACAACACAGTTGTGGCACATGAGATTTGGCCATGCTAGACTAAATAATATACTGACAATGCAGAAGATTGAGGTGGTCCAAGGCATTCCAAAACTTTATGCAAAAATGAAGAAGGTCTGTGAGGCATGTGCAAAGGCAAAGAGTCAAAAAGCATCATTTCCATAGAGTTATTGGAGATCAACTCAAAAGTTGCAGCAAATTCACACTAATGTGTGTGGTCCAATTGAAGTACCATCTATTGCTGTTAGTAGGTACTACTTGGAGTTCATAGATGGCTTCACAAGATACTTTTGGATTTATTTCATAAAGACAAAGGACCAAGTTATTGGCATGTTCAAGAAGTGGAGAGCACAGGCTGAAGCTGATTATAAGTTAAGATGTCTTAGAAGTGATAGAGGTGAAGAATATACCTCAAATGAAATGAAAGCATATTGTGAAAAAGAGTGTATCTTTCAGCAATTAACTGTGCCATACCGTCTAGAACAAAATGGAGTTTCAGAAAGGAAGAATAGAATAGTTGTGGAAATGAGAAAATCTCTAATGTTTGGAATGAATGTTCCAAGAAAGTTTTGGACTGAGACTTGCAACACAGCAGTATACTTACAGAACAGGCTACAAAGTAGAGTATTAAACGGAAAAACATCTTGTGAAATGATGTTTCACAAGATGTTTGGTGAAAAGCCTAAAGTACATTATTTAAAAATATTTGGCTACATATCCTATGCTTAGATTCTAGAGCAAAGAAGAAAGAAGATGGAAGAAAAGGTTGTAAAAGGGATTATGATGGGGTATAGTTCAAGACAAACCAAGAGGTATAGGATCTTGGATCCAGTAAAAGAAAGGATGATAATCATAATGAGTGCAAGATTTGATGAAAATACTGAATTTGAGTGGAATGAACCAACTGTGAGTGAGCCAGGATGAGTGTTTTGTGAGATGCCAATGCAACCAATTATTGATGAGATATTGAGTGAAACCTCATCTGATCATGAGAAATCACCAGCTTCTCCTAATGAGTTTGTTCATTTTGATGCAGGTACACCACAATCAACTCCAGGAGGAGTTAACAATGTTCCAACACCATTGTTGAACTCTCCTGTGACTGAAGGAGAGAGCAGCAGAACAAATGAAGCTTCTGATTCACTAAATTCAGGAGGAGCAATCTCAAACAATGATAAAAGTTCATAGGATCCTGGAACTCAAGCAACAGACATTGACACTACAACACCAAAAGATATACAGCATAAGAGGAGAAAAAGCTTGAAGACTGTGTATGAACATTTAGAGCCAGCTCCAAATCTTGATATTTTGGAGTTTATCTCTGTTGTTGAAGACTTTCCTGATGCACAGATGGAGGAAGTAATGTCTGTCAGCATTGAGCCAAGGGCTTACAAACAAGTTGAAAAGACTACAGAATGGAGAGAATCCATGAAGGAAGAGATAGATGCTATACAGGAGAATGAAACTTGATTTCTCTGTGAAAAGCCTTCAGAGAACACCAACGTTATTGATACAAAATGGGTGTTCAGAACCAAACTTAATGTTGATGGCTCAATGAACAGGTACAAGGCAAGACTTGTTGTGAGAATTTACAAGCAAGAATATGGAGTAGATTATGAAGAAACCTATGCACCTGTGGCAAGACTGGATACAGTAAGGTTTTTATTGACTATGGAAGCAGACAATAGCTGGAAAAtccatcaaatggatgttaagagtgcatttttgAATGGAGTACTTGAAGAAGAAGTATTTATAAAGGAACCTAAAGGATTTATAGTTCTAGGAGAAGAAAGAAAGGTGTATAAACTTGTCAAGGCTTTATATGGCCTAAAACAAACTCTAAGGGCCTGGTATTCAAGAATTAACTCTTACTTGTTGGAGAATGGATTTGAGAAGAGTCAATGTGAAGCAACTTTATATATCAAGAATCAAGGAGGAGATAAGCTGATTTGTTCCTAGTATGTTGATGATCTGTTGTTTATTGGTACTACACCAAAGCTTGTTGAAGACTTTAAAGAGATGATGGAACCAGAATTCAAGATGACAGACCTTGGTTTCATGAAAAACTTTCTTGGTCTTGAGATAGAACAGAAAGAAGATGAGATCTTTGTGCATCAGAAGAAATATGCTctggatatgttaaagaaatttcagATGGAGAATTTTAATGAGATCTCTATACCAATGGAGGTTCAATTGAAGCTGCAGCCAACAAAGCCTGGTGAGGAATTTGATTCAACTGTCTTTAGAAGTATGATAGGATCCTTGATGTATCTGTGTGCATCTAGGCCTGATTTAGCTTGCACAGTTAATATGCTTGCTAGTTGTAGCTCTAATCCATCCAAGGAGCATGCTGCATATGTTAGAAGAATTCTTAGATTTTTGAAAAGCAGCTGTGACTATGGTTTATGGTATGAGAAAGGTGGAAAAGGAGAATTGCTTATGTTCTGTGATGCCAGCTGTGGAAATGAAGAAAAATATAGAAGTAAAAGTGGTTATTGCAGCAGTTTTGGTTCAAGGATCTTCTCTTGGAGCTCAAAGTGTCAGAAAATAGTTGCACAATCAACTGTAGAAGCTGAGTACATTGCAATCAACTTGGCAGCAAAATAGGCCTTGTGGATTAAGAAGATTCTGATAGACATTGGTGAGTTGAAAGAATTATGTGTGCCAATCTACTGTGACTCCAGCTCTGTAATCTCTATGAAAAAAAATCTAGATCATTTCAGAATAAAACATGTGAACATCAAGTACCATTTGGTGAGAGAGTTGATTGAGAAGAAAGAAATCATAATGGTGTATTATAGAACAAATTTTTAGCTAGCAGACATTTTCACTAAGTCACTTCAGAGATGGAAATTTGACTTTCTTGTAAAGTTGATTGGAATGCACTAATCAAAGGAGGAGTTATTGGAAGAGCTTGTTTAGCAGAGCTTGCATTCCAACAACTATTAGAAGAGTTGGCAAGTTCAACATTGAAGAAAGATCAAAAGAAGAAGAAGACTGGTAGCTTGTAGAAGAAGAAATAGAAATGTGCAATggagaaagcaattaaaaaagggatTCAAGTCTTTGGCAAAGTTCTTCTGATAGAGTTGGAGAGCTGCAAGAAGAAAGAAATCAAGACAGTGTCGATTGGGAGTAATGTAGAAAAGATTGAAGATGATTTTGCAATTGTGTCTGTGGAGGATGAAACAACACATTGGAAAATGGTTGAGGACCTTGTTGTCTCTGCATCAAACATTGAGCATGCTGCTGGAATTTCTAAAAGTCGTGAAGCCTGAAACACAATTCACTTTCCACCGGCCGAAGTTTCGATTTGCGAAGTTCATGGCATGGATAATGATCGTGACAACCTCAAGAACAACGACATTGTGTTTAATTGCATCGCAAATCAGCCAATCGAAAAGCCCCAAATCAACTAGGGTTCTAGGTTACTGTTTCATTGCTCAACTTTCTCTTTCTTCCGAATAATTAGGGTTAGCTTATCTTTTACTATACTTGATGGATTTTGATGATTCAAAAGGCCATTTAGGGTCGACTTGATGCTTTGAGTCTGATTATAGAGTCAATTTTAGTAACCATTTAGTAATGAATAAAATATCTACTCGATCAGTGTAAGTTCTGGATTTTGCTATCAGAATTAGGGATTTTGTATGCTGGCCATATTTCTTGTTTCTTTTGATTTAGTCAAGCTACATTATgcatttggaagttgttatggaGGTTTCTGCAAGTTTGCAACATGAGAAGATGAAAATGGCTGCTGTTTTAGCTTATTTCAGTTTAACTTCAAACAAGTCCAATAGTTCTTTTAATTTTCAGTTAAGAAAATGAAGAAGTGAAGTTGTAGAATCATTTAGTGTATGATTTAGAAGTTTTCTGCAATGGTCTTTCTCATCTGTTATGGCTGCAACAAAAGGTCAACTCCAAAGTCAACAACTAAAGTATTTTGCAAGTTTTTAATctgatttgaagaagaagaagaagaaaaatgttACTGCAGCTTATCTACCCGTTATCTTTCATCTACTAAGTGAAAAATCAGAAACAAACAGTGGAGATTAAGAAATGGTTGAGCAACAGTATTATGTGGCATTTTCTTAAAAGTGGCCCCAAAAGCATTTTTAGTCTAGAATTTCCTACATGTAATTTCTGCATTTCCAGTATTTTTGTAATCAAACTTTATGACGTATAGGGTTGGTAGAGATTAGTATATAAGGTCTCTTTCCTTCCTTATTCAGTTTATGAGTTTTTAGTT encodes the following:
- the LOC139884400 gene encoding DUF21 domain-containing protein At2g14520-like, with amino-acid sequence MGVEYTCCETQFFVWIAIIAGLVLFAGMMSGLTLGLMSMSLVELEVLAKSGTPTDRKHAKKILPVVRKQHLLLCTLLISNAAAMETLPIFLDGLITAWGAILISVTLILLFGEIIPQALCTRYGLAIGAVAAPFVQVLVWICFPIAYPISKLLDLLLGKGHDALFRRAELKTLVDFHGNEAGRGGELTHDETTIIAGALELTTKTASDAMTPISEAFAVDINTKLDRHLMKLISEKGHSRIPVYYERPTNVIGLILAKNLLTIHSEDEIPVKNATIRRIPWVSETMPLYDILNEFQKGHSHMAAVVKQKTDDVADQSASTDQGTTNHAREVRVDIDGEKKQEENRVKRKLSLKKVKSSDYSRGGSTKSKKWTKDYDSEVLQIDDNSLQYLAEEGEAIGIITLEDVIEELLQEEIYDEADHSRANHNNNINTS
- the LOC139884401 gene encoding secreted RxLR effector protein 161-like; its protein translation is MMEPEFKMTDLGFMKNFLGLEIEQKEDEIFVHQKKYALDMLKKFQMENFNEISIPMEVQLKLQPTKPGEEFDSTVFRSMIGSLMYLCASRPDLACTVNMLASCSSNPSKEHAAYVRRILRFLKSSCDYGLWYEKGGKGELLMFCDASCGNEEKYRSKSGYCSSFGSRIFSWSSKCQKIVAQSTVEAEYIAINLAAK